A region from the Natronoarchaeum mannanilyticum genome encodes:
- a CDS encoding universal stress protein has protein sequence MAIDTLLVAVGTDDGVDTDTLADAVVPLAESTGATVLLAHALSRDEVETAAEQLDVDVSTGSHERPTEEIPSGGQTSLYQKIWPGDPTSTDRYGDAGDEVVGQFAAVDELDAALDDAAVERELVGTIGEPAPEVVRLADERDADMIVVGRRDRSGASQALFGSTSEEIVERSPVPVVVASE, from the coding sequence ATGGCGATCGATACTCTCCTGGTTGCGGTCGGCACCGACGACGGCGTCGACACCGACACGCTCGCGGACGCCGTCGTCCCGCTGGCCGAGTCGACCGGCGCGACGGTCCTCCTTGCGCACGCGCTCTCGCGCGACGAAGTCGAAACCGCGGCAGAGCAACTCGACGTCGACGTCTCCACGGGAAGCCACGAACGGCCGACCGAGGAGATTCCCAGCGGCGGGCAGACGTCGCTCTACCAGAAAATCTGGCCCGGCGACCCGACGTCGACCGACCGGTACGGCGACGCCGGCGACGAGGTCGTCGGGCAGTTCGCCGCGGTGGACGAACTGGACGCGGCGCTCGACGACGCCGCCGTCGAGCGCGAACTCGTCGGGACGATCGGCGAACCGGCTCCCGAGGTCGTCCGACTGGCCGACGAGCGCGACGCCGACATGATCGTCGTCGGTCGGCGGGACCGCTCGGGAGCGTCCCAGGCGCTGTTCGGCAGCACGTCCGAGGAGATCGTCGAGCGGTCGCCGGTTCCGGTCGTCGTCGCGAGCGAGTAG
- a CDS encoding DUF7563 family protein produces MPTCDHCDAHVSDRFERVFADEHGRIFACPSCSANAGIAEAARQRAR; encoded by the coding sequence ATGCCCACGTGTGACCACTGCGACGCGCACGTCTCCGACCGGTTCGAGCGAGTGTTCGCCGACGAGCACGGACGCATCTTCGCGTGTCCGAGCTGCTCGGCCAACGCGGGTATCGCCGAGGCGGCGAGACAGCGAGCCCGCTGA
- a CDS encoding ribose-phosphate diphosphokinase, with translation MILSGRHSQSIAAALARELDEPLAPVAFDRFPDGELMASIGQASGERAVVVASTPTSDAHLELLQLQDAAREAGFEEVVTVLPYMGYARQDRAFEAGEPVSARAVARAISTGADRVITVDPHEEAVCDFFEPSATAVTAADRLAEPLPEDLTDPLYLSPDAGAIELAETVRNAAGGGEVDYFEKTRHSGSDVEVTPSDAAVEGRDVVVVDDIIATGSTMSEAVGVLDERGAADVYVTCVHPLLASNAVTKLSRAGVAAIYGTDTIERPQSEVSAAPAIADALDRN, from the coding sequence ATGATCCTCAGCGGACGCCACTCCCAGTCGATCGCCGCCGCGCTGGCCCGCGAGCTCGACGAGCCGCTCGCGCCCGTCGCGTTCGATCGGTTCCCGGACGGCGAACTGATGGCGAGCATCGGACAGGCAAGCGGCGAGCGCGCGGTCGTCGTCGCGTCGACGCCGACGAGCGACGCCCACCTCGAACTCCTGCAGCTGCAGGACGCCGCCCGCGAGGCCGGCTTCGAGGAGGTCGTCACGGTGCTGCCGTACATGGGCTACGCCCGCCAGGATCGGGCGTTCGAGGCCGGCGAGCCGGTGTCGGCCCGCGCCGTCGCGCGGGCGATCAGCACGGGCGCCGACCGCGTGATCACCGTCGACCCCCACGAGGAGGCGGTTTGTGACTTTTTCGAGCCGTCGGCGACCGCCGTCACGGCGGCCGACCGGCTGGCCGAGCCGCTCCCCGAGGACCTGACCGACCCGCTGTATCTCTCGCCGGACGCGGGCGCGATCGAGCTCGCCGAAACGGTCAGGAACGCCGCGGGCGGCGGCGAGGTCGACTACTTCGAGAAGACGCGCCACTCAGGCAGCGACGTCGAGGTGACGCCGAGCGACGCCGCCGTCGAGGGCCGGGACGTCGTGGTCGTCGACGACATCATCGCGACCGGCTCGACGATGAGCGAGGCCGTCGGCGTGCTCGACGAGCGCGGCGCCGCGGACGTGTACGTCACCTGCGTCCATCCGCTGCTGGCGAGCAACGCGGTCACGAAGCTCTCGCGGGCCGGCGTCGCGGCGATCTACGGCACCGACACGATCGAGCGCCCCCAGAGCGAGGTCAGCGCCGCGCCGGCGATCGCCGACGCGCTGGACCGGAACTGA
- a CDS encoding HVO_0234 family beta-propeller protein yields the protein MTTIEEKRIFAEKSGRTRAFVGSGVGVAAVSVSADLVGEFGVEYRTPAADVAGRAGQIAVATAEDVVLLGEEPLELGFGAASAVGFRDGAVVAGDEDGRVATATDPDEWTDVGTADGTIRALDGDLVAASDGVHRLGETLDGSDRELDAAADVASGDVDLAATADGVYRWDDGWRREIEGEATLVAADADGRAHAVVDSVFYTRASDGEWSRVDLPVDAEPAGVAYGPATYVATADGAFLVDAGDGWRHQPLGLRGVVGCAVAE from the coding sequence ATGACGACGATCGAGGAAAAGCGGATCTTCGCGGAGAAGTCCGGCCGGACGCGGGCGTTCGTCGGCTCGGGCGTCGGCGTCGCCGCGGTGTCGGTGTCGGCCGACCTCGTCGGCGAGTTCGGCGTCGAGTACCGGACCCCGGCGGCGGACGTCGCCGGGCGAGCGGGCCAGATCGCGGTCGCGACGGCCGAGGACGTCGTTCTGCTGGGCGAGGAGCCGCTCGAACTCGGGTTCGGAGCGGCGTCCGCGGTCGGCTTCCGCGACGGCGCGGTCGTCGCCGGCGACGAGGACGGCCGGGTGGCGACCGCGACCGACCCCGACGAGTGGACCGACGTCGGGACGGCGGACGGGACGATCCGGGCGCTCGACGGCGACCTCGTCGCGGCGAGCGACGGCGTCCACCGGCTCGGAGAAACGCTCGACGGCTCGGATCGCGAACTCGACGCCGCGGCGGACGTGGCGTCGGGCGACGTCGACCTGGCCGCGACGGCGGACGGCGTCTACCGGTGGGACGATGGGTGGCGGCGGGAGATCGAGGGCGAGGCGACGCTCGTCGCGGCCGACGCCGACGGGCGGGCTCACGCCGTGGTCGATAGCGTATTCTACACGCGCGCGAGCGACGGGGAGTGGAGCCGCGTCGATCTGCCCGTCGACGCCGAACCCGCCGGCGTCGCCTACGGCCCGGCGACGTACGTCGCGACCGCCGACGGGGCGTTCCTGGTCGACGCCGGCGACGGCTGGCGCCACCAGCCGCTGGGGCTGCGGGGCGTCGTCGGTTGCGCCGTCGCCGAGTGA
- the larB gene encoding nickel pincer cofactor biosynthesis protein LarB yields MRELLDAVASGEVSPAEAEARLAGYATTDAGRFDAAREQRRGVPEAVYAEGKTAEEVVDMLLAALETTGRGIATRVSDEQVAAVREALDDAGLDADVRWHERSDVLVIHGPEYEPPDVDATVRVVTGGTVDRGPAGEARAIAVEMGATVEMVEDVGVAGIVRLLDRLDELREADVLVVAAGREGALPTVVAGLVDTPVIGLPTASGYGHGGDGEAALAGMLQSCTVLSTVNVDAGFVAGAQAGLIARAIDDNT; encoded by the coding sequence ATGCGCGAGTTACTGGACGCCGTCGCGAGCGGCGAGGTCAGTCCCGCCGAGGCCGAGGCGCGCCTCGCCGGCTACGCGACGACGGATGCGGGCCGGTTCGACGCCGCCCGCGAGCAGCGACGCGGCGTGCCCGAAGCGGTGTACGCGGAGGGCAAGACCGCCGAGGAAGTCGTCGATATGCTGCTTGCGGCCCTGGAGACGACGGGCAGAGGTATCGCGACGCGCGTGAGCGACGAGCAGGTCGCGGCCGTGCGCGAGGCGCTTGACGACGCCGGGCTCGACGCCGACGTTCGGTGGCACGAGCGATCCGACGTGCTGGTCATTCACGGGCCCGAGTACGAACCGCCGGACGTGGACGCGACGGTCCGCGTCGTCACCGGCGGGACCGTCGACCGCGGGCCGGCCGGCGAGGCGCGCGCGATCGCCGTCGAGATGGGCGCGACGGTCGAGATGGTCGAAGACGTCGGCGTCGCCGGCATCGTTCGCCTGCTCGATCGGCTCGACGAGCTGCGCGAGGCTGACGTGCTCGTCGTCGCGGCGGGTCGCGAAGGCGCGCTGCCGACCGTCGTCGCCGGCCTCGTCGACACGCCCGTGATCGGGCTGCCGACCGCGAGCGGCTACGGCCACGGCGGCGACGGCGAGGCGGCGCTGGCCGGGATGCTCCAGTCCTGTACCGTTCTTTCGACCGTGAACGTCGACGCCGGCTTCGTCGCGGGCGCGCAGGCGGGCCTGATCGCACGCGCGATCGATGACAATACCTGA
- a CDS encoding DUF1931 family protein gives MADLIVKAAVKEALDDKNVASDFYDALDEEVDELLEDAARRAEANDRKTVQPRDL, from the coding sequence ATGGCAGACCTCATTGTCAAAGCAGCCGTGAAGGAAGCGCTCGACGACAAGAACGTCGCATCGGATTTCTACGACGCCCTCGACGAGGAAGTCGACGAGCTGCTCGAGGACGCCGCCCGCCGTGCCGAGGCAAACGACCGGAAGACGGTCCAGCCGCGCGACCTGTAA
- the glmM gene encoding phosphoglucosamine mutase, which yields MFGTSGIRGPVGETVTADLALSVGRAVGVDADRIVVGRDPRGSGRLLTDALAAGARECSADVIDLGLAATPTIARSVGWRDADAGVAITASHNPAPDNGIKLWTPSGQAFDEERRTTIERRIRDEEWALADWTGQGERSSWDGAHRRHVETLVDAVSIDEPLSVVVDVGNGAGGVTADALADLGCAVETLNAQPDGSFPARPSEPTEENCGTLAATVAGTDADLGIAHDGDADRMRAVAGDGSFLSGDVLLALFGREAAAAGDRVAVPVDTSLAVADALAEVGAETTRTPVGDVYVAERASDSDVVFGGEPSGAWIWPDETLCPDGPLAACRLAALVARRGPLAELAGEIDTYPIRRENVETDAKAETMDRVRELVAGRYDDVATLDGVRVDREDGWFLVRASGTQPLIRVTAEAREPDDADAILEEAMSVVADADA from the coding sequence ATGTTCGGAACGAGCGGCATCCGCGGACCCGTCGGCGAGACGGTCACTGCGGACCTCGCGCTGTCGGTGGGCCGAGCGGTCGGCGTCGACGCCGACCGGATCGTGGTCGGGCGGGACCCGCGGGGGAGCGGGCGACTGCTGACCGACGCGCTCGCGGCGGGCGCCCGGGAGTGCAGCGCGGACGTGATCGACCTCGGGCTGGCGGCGACGCCGACGATCGCCCGCTCCGTGGGGTGGCGGGACGCCGACGCCGGCGTCGCGATCACCGCCTCGCACAACCCGGCGCCGGACAACGGCATCAAGCTCTGGACGCCCAGCGGACAGGCGTTCGACGAGGAGCGCCGGACGACGATCGAGCGCCGGATCCGCGACGAGGAGTGGGCGCTGGCCGACTGGACCGGCCAGGGCGAGCGCTCGTCGTGGGACGGCGCCCACCGGCGCCACGTCGAGACGCTTGTCGACGCCGTCTCGATCGACGAGCCGCTGTCGGTCGTCGTCGACGTCGGCAACGGCGCCGGCGGCGTCACCGCCGACGCGCTGGCGGACCTGGGCTGTGCGGTCGAGACGCTCAACGCCCAGCCGGACGGCAGTTTTCCGGCGCGTCCGAGCGAGCCCACCGAGGAGAACTGCGGGACGCTCGCGGCGACCGTCGCCGGCACGGACGCCGATCTGGGGATCGCCCACGACGGCGACGCCGACCGGATGCGAGCGGTGGCCGGCGACGGCTCGTTCCTCTCGGGCGACGTGCTGCTCGCGCTGTTCGGCCGCGAGGCCGCGGCGGCGGGCGACAGGGTCGCGGTGCCGGTCGACACCAGCCTCGCGGTGGCCGACGCGCTCGCCGAGGTCGGCGCCGAGACGACCCGGACGCCGGTCGGCGACGTGTACGTCGCGGAGCGGGCCAGCGACTCGGACGTCGTCTTCGGCGGCGAGCCAAGCGGCGCGTGGATCTGGCCGGACGAGACGCTGTGTCCCGACGGCCCGCTGGCGGCCTGCCGGCTCGCCGCGCTGGTCGCGCGCCGCGGTCCGCTCGCTGAGCTCGCCGGTGAGATCGATACGTACCCGATCCGGCGCGAGAACGTCGAGACCGACGCGAAGGCAGAGACGATGGACCGCGTCCGCGAGCTCGTCGCCGGTCGGTACGACGACGTCGCGACGCTCGACGGCGTCCGGGTCGACCGGGAGGACGGCTGGTTCCTCGTGCGCGCGAGCGGGACCCAGCCGCTGATCCGGGTCACCGCCGAGGCGCGGGAGCCCGACGACGCCGACGCGATACTGGAGGAGGCGATGAGCGTGGTGGCGGACGCCGACGCCTGA
- a CDS encoding GIY-YIG nuclease family protein, translating into MSDHYVYVLECADGTFYTGYTTDVERRVAEHDAGEGAKYTRGRTPVELVYREQFDSQSAAMSREHELKQLSRDQKEQLVDDE; encoded by the coding sequence GTGAGCGACCACTACGTCTACGTGCTGGAATGCGCCGACGGGACGTTCTACACCGGCTACACGACCGACGTCGAGCGCCGCGTCGCGGAACACGACGCCGGCGAGGGCGCCAAGTACACTCGCGGGCGGACGCCGGTCGAACTGGTCTACCGGGAGCAGTTCGACTCGCAGTCGGCGGCGATGTCGCGCGAACACGAACTGAAGCAGCTCTCTCGGGACCAGAAAGAGCAACTCGTCGACGACGAGTGA
- a CDS encoding glucodextranase DOMON-like domain-containing protein, giving the protein MSNNDNLTPTTSRRSVLGGIAGLGALSLSSGYGSAETQPALQQAASNGADSHHPGEPRFVEVGESLRNSIYVDGSHVFDRDNLAPRVTDIGADPANYSADDFQWSLAESPDGSSGDVLAFETDDEDGEPRWDNGKKNVAEFTADAPGTYVVEVDAPDGTHQMTLHAFPATPDGAGGPPRLSLDAEFDSEAGEFVIESNAKLSPNSNANPEDLTVEFLADDRDALSTSDIVDEGTTARVPASAISGDAARVHAAPYDGDIHGMADTVMLDPDGEVHLPNRPPEWMKDGVMYEIFTRSFAGERGETDMQYLTEKVSYLDELGIDAVWLTPIYPSVSSSKEMAGGGPHGYDATDYMSVASDLGSVEDYQAFIEECHNHDIKVVFDMVINHAGRNHPYFQDTIASKGDEVPAESWEFLPVEEWNQDSKYFDWFDRMDAPITGPDGGVVDPAPGNTGFWGLRLQPNWNFDNMALREHMLAVADFWSGEVGVDGFRCDIAWGTPHSFWKEVRDLVRSNDSEFLMLDESIPKDPHFAENEFDMHFDTSEFMNTMRGIGRDNAPANEILSSINSRKAEGFPEHTLILNTTENHDEERLLNQIMEGGTRDQPKKAQRACWAAGVTLPGVPFVYYGQERAISEYGEGRHMGEDDPRSGDIFPGGKKRAFMNWDEYDEEHLQFYKDLIGAYHDMDVLKPDADMSGEWFNTAYKEEPNLLVFGRDASHLEDVDGPEKVVVVINFEEEPSQVNLRPEVSTTDLLSGEDLSMSSGAAAAVAEVDTIAIFEAPSLLPTGETVFETSDPTGDDIGPGQPDAEDSTTSYTYPTGDGYADGTFDIDTFRVHETEDNYQFIYGVDTEVANPDDLEHGFSNQHLQVYVRDSSGDGGSTSARTGVNAEFAEPYHYRVVADGENGVRLEDADGNEVATGDIKLNNAVYEIIAEIPKRELDVSPETMQLAPLMLGYDGSAEGGVMPVESEASADAFGGAENGSAPNVIDMVSNDNTTQADALAYSDGELAQIPYVLVTTEFQEVASFDDPTGDGMASGQYTLPTADAYYENAWDIESFSVEASRSRVRFNYTMAEEIQNPWSFSPGFSHQMFQVYIASSSASGPSGTEGRGGTNLGFDQPYHYRVVVHGEGTMAVENAAGEAVSTDVNTVTDGKTVSIDVPRGAVDWSHEDGGMALQPVTVPYDGYGTKGVRGISESNGQHAIGGGTGTNDPAAMDILTPEGADQESILTDYSADSTVSLPFVTIGDYGGGSGGGSSDDGGDNGDDSGDEGSGNESQEEGSSSDGLPGFGVGAGAAGVAGAAAAASRLSDDDEDDEE; this is encoded by the coding sequence ATGAGCAACAACGACAATCTCACCCCCACAACGAGTCGACGAAGCGTGCTCGGCGGCATCGCCGGGCTCGGCGCACTCTCGCTGTCCTCCGGCTACGGCAGCGCGGAGACCCAGCCGGCGCTTCAGCAGGCAGCATCGAACGGTGCGGACTCCCATCACCCCGGCGAACCGCGGTTCGTCGAGGTCGGCGAATCGCTGCGCAACTCCATCTACGTCGACGGGAGCCACGTTTTCGACCGCGACAATCTCGCGCCGCGAGTGACGGACATCGGCGCCGACCCGGCCAACTACAGCGCCGACGACTTCCAGTGGTCGCTCGCCGAGTCGCCCGACGGTAGCAGCGGCGACGTGCTCGCCTTCGAGACCGACGACGAGGACGGCGAGCCGCGCTGGGACAACGGTAAAAAGAACGTCGCGGAGTTCACCGCCGACGCGCCGGGCACGTACGTCGTCGAGGTCGACGCCCCGGACGGCACCCACCAGATGACGCTTCACGCGTTCCCCGCGACGCCCGACGGAGCGGGCGGCCCGCCGCGCCTCTCGCTGGACGCCGAGTTCGACAGCGAGGCCGGCGAGTTCGTCATCGAGTCCAACGCCAAGCTGTCGCCCAACAGCAACGCGAATCCCGAGGACCTGACGGTCGAGTTCCTCGCGGACGACCGCGACGCGCTCTCGACGAGCGACATCGTCGACGAGGGAACGACGGCGCGCGTCCCCGCGAGCGCGATCAGCGGCGACGCCGCGCGCGTCCACGCCGCGCCCTACGACGGCGACATCCACGGGATGGCCGACACGGTCATGCTGGACCCCGACGGCGAGGTCCACCTGCCGAACCGCCCGCCCGAGTGGATGAAAGACGGCGTGATGTACGAGATTTTCACCCGCTCCTTTGCCGGCGAGCGCGGCGAAACCGACATGCAGTATCTCACCGAGAAGGTGAGCTATCTCGACGAGCTCGGTATCGACGCCGTCTGGCTGACGCCGATCTACCCCTCGGTGAGCTCGAGCAAGGAGATGGCCGGCGGCGGCCCCCACGGCTACGACGCCACGGACTACATGTCCGTCGCCTCCGACCTCGGATCGGTCGAGGACTACCAGGCGTTCATCGAAGAGTGTCACAACCACGACATCAAGGTCGTGTTCGACATGGTGATCAACCACGCCGGTCGTAACCACCCCTACTTCCAGGATACGATCGCGAGCAAGGGCGACGAGGTGCCCGCGGAGAGCTGGGAGTTCCTGCCGGTCGAGGAGTGGAACCAGGACTCGAAGTACTTCGACTGGTTCGACCGGATGGACGCCCCGATCACCGGTCCCGACGGCGGCGTCGTCGACCCCGCGCCGGGTAACACCGGGTTCTGGGGCCTGCGCCTACAGCCCAACTGGAACTTCGACAACATGGCGCTGCGCGAGCACATGCTCGCGGTCGCTGACTTCTGGTCCGGCGAGGTCGGCGTCGACGGGTTCCGCTGCGACATCGCGTGGGGGACGCCCCACAGCTTCTGGAAGGAAGTGCGGGACCTCGTGCGCTCGAACGACAGCGAGTTCCTGATGCTCGACGAGTCGATCCCGAAGGATCCCCACTTCGCCGAGAACGAGTTCGACATGCACTTCGACACCTCGGAGTTCATGAACACGATGCGGGGGATCGGACGGGACAACGCGCCCGCCAACGAGATCCTCAGCTCGATCAACAGCCGCAAGGCCGAAGGGTTCCCGGAGCACACCCTGATCCTCAACACGACCGAGAACCACGACGAGGAGCGCCTTCTCAACCAGATCATGGAGGGGGGCACCCGCGACCAACCGAAGAAGGCCCAGCGGGCGTGCTGGGCGGCCGGCGTCACACTGCCCGGCGTCCCCTTCGTCTACTACGGCCAGGAACGGGCCATCAGCGAGTACGGCGAGGGCCGCCACATGGGCGAGGACGACCCGCGTAGCGGGGACATCTTCCCCGGCGGCAAGAAGCGCGCGTTCATGAACTGGGACGAGTACGACGAGGAACACCTCCAGTTCTACAAGGACCTGATCGGCGCGTACCACGATATGGACGTGCTCAAGCCCGACGCCGACATGTCGGGCGAGTGGTTCAACACGGCCTACAAGGAGGAACCTAACCTCCTCGTGTTCGGCCGCGACGCGAGCCACCTCGAGGACGTCGACGGCCCCGAGAAAGTCGTCGTCGTCATCAACTTCGAGGAAGAACCCTCGCAGGTCAACCTCCGACCGGAAGTCAGCACCACGGACCTGCTCAGCGGCGAGGACCTCTCGATGTCCAGCGGTGCCGCGGCGGCCGTCGCCGAGGTCGACACAATCGCGATCTTCGAGGCGCCCTCGCTGCTGCCGACCGGCGAAACCGTCTTCGAGACGAGCGACCCGACGGGCGACGACATCGGCCCGGGTCAGCCCGACGCCGAGGACAGCACCACGTCGTACACGTACCCGACCGGAGACGGCTACGCCGACGGAACGTTCGACATCGACACGTTCCGCGTCCACGAGACCGAGGACAACTATCAGTTCATCTACGGCGTCGACACCGAGGTAGCCAACCCCGACGACCTGGAGCACGGCTTCTCCAACCAGCACCTGCAGGTGTACGTCCGCGACTCGAGCGGCGACGGCGGTTCGACGAGCGCGAGGACGGGCGTCAACGCCGAGTTCGCCGAGCCGTACCACTACCGCGTGGTCGCGGACGGCGAGAACGGCGTCCGTCTCGAGGACGCCGACGGCAACGAAGTCGCGACGGGAGACATCAAGCTCAACAACGCGGTGTACGAGATCATCGCGGAGATCCCCAAGCGGGAGCTCGACGTCTCGCCCGAGACCATGCAGCTGGCGCCCCTGATGTTGGGCTACGACGGCTCGGCCGAGGGCGGCGTCATGCCCGTCGAGTCCGAGGCCTCGGCCGACGCGTTCGGCGGCGCCGAGAACGGCAGCGCGCCGAACGTCATCGACATGGTGTCGAACGATAACACCACGCAGGCCGACGCGCTGGCCTACTCCGACGGCGAGCTCGCCCAGATCCCCTACGTTCTGGTCACCACCGAGTTCCAGGAGGTCGCCAGCTTCGACGATCCGACCGGCGACGGGATGGCCTCGGGGCAGTACACGCTGCCGACCGCCGACGCCTACTACGAGAACGCCTGGGACATCGAGTCCTTCAGCGTCGAGGCGTCGCGGAGCCGCGTCCGGTTCAACTACACGATGGCCGAGGAGATCCAGAACCCGTGGAGCTTCAGTCCCGGGTTCAGCCACCAGATGTTCCAGGTCTACATCGCCTCCTCGAGCGCCAGCGGCCCGAGCGGCACCGAGGGCCGCGGCGGCACGAACCTCGGCTTCGATCAGCCGTACCACTACCGCGTGGTCGTCCACGGCGAGGGCACCATGGCGGTCGAGAACGCGGCCGGCGAGGCCGTCTCGACCGACGTGAACACCGTCACCGACGGCAAGACCGTCTCGATCGACGTGCCACGCGGCGCCGTCGACTGGAGCCACGAGGACGGCGGCATGGCGCTCCAGCCGGTCACCGTGCCGTACGACGGCTACGGCACGAAGGGCGTCCGCGGCATCTCCGAGTCCAACGGTCAGCACGCCATCGGCGGCGGCACGGGCACCAACGACCCGGCCGCGATGGACATCCTCACGCCCGAGGGCGCCGATCAGGAGTCGATCCTGACCGACTACTCCGCCGACAGCACCGTGAGCCTGCCGTTCGTCACGATCGGCGACTACGGCGGCGGCAGTGGTGGCGGCAGTAGCGACGACGGCGGCGACAACGGCGACGACAGCGGTGACGAAGGCTCCGGCAACGAGTCGCAGGAGGAAGGCTCGAGCAGCGACGGGCTGCCCGGCTTCGGCGTCGGGGCGGGCGCGGCCGGCGTGGCCGGCGCCGCCGCGGCCGCCAGCCGGCTGTCCGACGACGACGAGGACGACGAGGAGTAA
- the rpiA gene encoding ribose-5-phosphate isomerase RpiA codes for MKTSGGSAAAKRRAGESTADAVEDGQVVGLGTGSTAAHAIRAIGDAVADGLDVRGVPTSFQSRQLAIEAEIPLVELDEVDGVDLAIDGADQVAGGQLIKGGGAAHAREKIVDAAADRLLVVVDPGKLADRLDRSVPVEVLPAARPVVEDRLATLGGEPTLRSAERKDGPVVTDNGNVVLDCEFGAIDAPADLAAELSSVPGVVEHGLFVNLADEIHVGREDGVDVRTP; via the coding sequence ATGAAGACGAGCGGCGGATCGGCGGCGGCGAAGCGCCGGGCGGGCGAAAGCACAGCCGACGCGGTCGAGGACGGGCAGGTCGTCGGGCTGGGCACCGGCAGCACGGCGGCCCACGCCATCCGGGCGATCGGCGACGCGGTCGCCGACGGGCTCGACGTCCGGGGCGTCCCGACCTCCTTCCAGTCCCGGCAGCTCGCGATCGAGGCGGAGATTCCGCTGGTCGAGCTGGACGAGGTCGACGGGGTCGACCTGGCGATCGACGGTGCCGATCAGGTCGCGGGCGGTCAGCTGATCAAGGGCGGCGGCGCGGCTCACGCCCGCGAGAAGATCGTCGACGCCGCGGCCGACCGGCTGCTGGTCGTCGTCGATCCCGGGAAGCTCGCCGACCGGCTCGATCGATCGGTGCCCGTCGAGGTGCTGCCGGCAGCGCGGCCGGTCGTCGAGGATCGGCTCGCGACGCTGGGCGGCGAGCCGACGCTCCGCTCGGCCGAACGCAAGGACGGCCCGGTCGTCACCGACAACGGAAACGTCGTGCTCGACTGCGAGTTCGGCGCGATCGACGCGCCCGCCGATCTTGCAGCCGAGCTATCGAGCGTGCCGGGCGTCGTCGAGCACGGACTGTTCGTCAACCTGGCCGACGAGATCCACGTCGGCCGCGAGGACGGCGTCGACGTCCGGACGCCGTAG
- a CDS encoding heme NO-binding domain-containing protein, which translates to MHGIVHKTLKEYVEEDVDAADWDEIVDRAGLEPKLYLPVSHYPDEEVTAVFDALTAATGETEAEVQRAFGRRLAPELLNTFKAHVRDDWATRELLLALEIVYERVAAQDEDSELPDVATEADGGDVVVTYDSERKLCSLARGIVLGVADHYGDDVTITESECARKGADRCRLRVAFA; encoded by the coding sequence ATGCACGGGATCGTCCACAAGACGCTCAAAGAGTACGTCGAGGAGGACGTCGACGCGGCCGACTGGGACGAGATCGTCGACCGCGCGGGTCTGGAGCCGAAGCTGTACCTGCCGGTGTCGCACTACCCGGACGAGGAAGTTACCGCCGTGTTCGACGCGCTGACGGCCGCGACCGGCGAGACCGAGGCCGAGGTCCAGCGCGCGTTCGGCCGGCGTCTCGCCCCGGAGCTTCTGAATACGTTCAAGGCGCACGTCCGGGACGACTGGGCGACGCGCGAGCTGCTGCTCGCGCTGGAGATCGTCTACGAACGCGTCGCGGCGCAGGACGAGGACTCGGAGCTGCCCGACGTCGCGACCGAAGCCGACGGCGGCGACGTCGTGGTGACCTACGATTCGGAGCGGAAGCTCTGTTCGCTGGCGCGGGGGATCGTGCTCGGCGTCGCGGACCACTACGGCGACGACGTCACGATCACCGAGTCCGAGTGCGCACGGAAGGGCGCCGACCGCTGTCGGCTCCGGGTCGCGTTCGCCTGA